In Scophthalmus maximus strain ysfricsl-2021 chromosome 5, ASM2237912v1, whole genome shotgun sequence, a single window of DNA contains:
- the prkci gene encoding protein kinase C iota type: MMPTLRDSTMSHPGENSHQVRVKAYYKGDIMITHFEPSISYEGLYGEVRDMCSMDNDQLFTMKWIDEEGDPCTVSSQLELEEALRLYEINKDSELIIHVFPCIPEKPGMPCPGEDKSIYRRGARRWRKLYYASGHAFQAKRFNRRAHCAICTDRIWGLGRQGYKCINCKLLVHKKCHKLVTVECGRPMIQEPIMPGGQQSLDQSEQPGPPNKDSRESLTYDGEEKEARSSRDTGKSPSSLGLADFDLLRVIGRGSYAKVLLVQLKKTERIYAMKVVKKELVNDDEDIDWVQTEKHVFEQASNHPFLVGLHSCFQTESRLFFVIEYVNGGDLMFHMQRQRKLPEEHARFYSAEISLALNYLHERGIIYRDLKLDNVLLDSEGHIKLTDYGMCKEGLRPGDTTSTFCGTPNYIAPEILRGEDYGFSVDWWALGVLMFEMMAGRSPFDIVGSSDNPDQNTEDYLFQVILEKQIRIPRSLSVKAASVLKGFLNKDPKERLGCHPQTGFADIMGHPFFRNVDWDLLEQKQVVPPFKPNISGEFGLDNFDAQFTNEPIQLTPDDDDVVRKIDQSEFEGFEYINPLLMSAEECV, from the exons ATGATGCCGACGTTGCGGGACAGCACCATGTCCCACCCCGGCGAGAATTCCCACCAAGTCCGGGTGAAAGCCTATTACAAGGG ggaCATCATGATCACCCATTTCGAACCATCCATCTCATATGAGGGTCTGTACGGGGAGGTGCGGGACATGTGCTCCATGGACAACGACCAGCTCTTCACCATGAAGTGGATCGACGAGGAAG GTGACCCCTGTACAGTGTCGTctcagctggagctggaggaagcGCTGCGTCTCTACGAAATCAACAAAGACTCTGAGCTCATTATACACG tGTTCCCATGTATACCAGAGAAACCTGGCATGCCCTGTCCAGGAGAAGACA AGTCCATATATCGGCGTGGAGCGCGGCGCTGGAGGAAGCTCTACTATGCCAGTGGTCACGCCTTTCAAGCCAAACGCTTCAACAGG CGAGCACATTGTGCCATCTGCACAGACAGAATCTGGGGTCTGGGTAGACAAGGCTACAAATGCATCAATTGCAAACTGCTGGTGCACAAGAAGTGCCATAAACTGGTGACGGTGGAGTGTGGCAGACCGATGATCCAG GAGCCAATCATGCCAGGAGGCCAACAATCGTTAGACCAATCTGAACAGccag GCCCCCCTAATAAAGACTCCAGAGAGAGCTTGACTTACGACGGCGAGGAGAAAGAG GCGCGGAGCAGTAGAGACACGGGGAAATCGCCCTCGAGCCTGGGCCTGGCGGATTTCGATCTGCTGAGGGTGATCGGCCGAGGCAGCTACGCCAAGGTGCTGCTTGTGCAGCTGAAGAAAACCGAGCGCATCTACGCCATGAAGGTGGTCAAGAAGGAGCTGGTCAACGACGACGAG gaCATCGACTGGGTCCAAACGGAAAAGCACGTCTTTGAGCAGGCCTCTAATCATCCCTTCCTGGTTGGCCTCCACTCCTGCTTCCAGACAGAAAGCAG ACTCTTCTTTGTTATTGAATATGTGAATGGTGGAGATCTCATGTTCCACATGCAGAGACAAAGGAAACTACCAGAGGAACACGCCAG ATTCTACTCAGCAGAGATTAGTCTTGCTCTCAACTACCTCCACGAGCGGGGAATCATCTACAGAGATCTGAAACTGGACAATGTGCTGCTTGACTCAGAGGGACACATCAAACTTACAGACTATGGCATGTGCAAG gaggGCTTGAGACCAGGCGATACAACGAGCACTTTCTGCGGTACCCCTAATTACATCGCCCCCGAAATACTCCGAGGAGAGGATTACG GGTTCAGCGTGGACTGGTGGGCGTTGGGCGTGCTAATGTTTGAGATGATGGCGGGCCGATCGCCCTTCGACATCGTTGGGAGCTCCGACAACCCGGACCAGAACACAGAAGACTACCTCTTTCAAG taaTATTGGAAAAACAGATCAGAATCCCCCGCTCGTTGTCAGTCAAAGCCGCCAGCGTCCTCAAGGGATTCCTCAACAAG GATCCCAAGGAGCGTCTAGGCTGTCACCCTCAGACAGGCTTTGCCGACATCATGGGCCATCCATTCTTCAGAAACGTCGATTGGGACCTT CTGGAGCAGAAGCAGGTTGTTCCTCCGTTCAAGCCCAACATCTCAGGGGAATTCGGACTGGACAACTTCGACGCCCAGTTCACCAACGAACCCATCCAGCTCACGCCCGACGACGA CGACGTGGTCCGGAAGATCGACCAGTCTGAATTTGAAGGCTTCGAGTACATCAACCCGCTCCTGATGTCGGCggaggaatgtgtgtga